The Gloeocapsa sp. PCC 73106 genomic sequence AACAAGCTCAATTGAACCGGTTTAAAGGGGGTTGACGCTTCATCGGGTGCTGCCAAATTTGGCTTGGTCTTACGCTTCCCTCCACGTCCGTTTAGAGTCTCCAAGTGTCCCCCGGCGACTTTGATGTTTACCGCGGCGTTAATATCTCTATCATGATGTGCACCACAATACAGACACGTCCATTCTCTTACTGATAGTTCTTTCTTTCCGCCTATTTCCCCACAGTTTGAACATCTCTGGCTGGTTGGTTCCCACCTACTAATTATTCGAAATTCTCTTCCATACATCTGGGCTTTAGCTTCCAACATATTTCTAAATGTTCTCCAACCTAAGTCGGATATAGCTCTAGAAAGCTTTCGGTTTTTAACCATTCCTGCTGTGTTTAAATCTTCTAGTACTAAAGTTTGGTTTTCACGAATTAGTCTAGTAGAGAATTTATGCAGGAAATCTGTTCTAATATCTTTTATTTTGGCGTGTAGTCTAGCTACCTTTTTCCTCGCGCGCTCCCTTCTGTTACTTCCTTTTTGCTTTTTGCTTAACTTCCTTTGAAGCTTTCTCAGTCTCTTTAATCTTGCTTTTAGTGGTTTTGGGGCTTTAATTTTTTCCCCATTACTGAGTGTCGCAAAGTCGAGTATTCCCAAGTCGATACCTACTGATTCGGTGTTTTCTGGGAGTTTAGCTGGATTAATCTCTACCACAAAACTTAAGAAATACCTATCTGCTGCATCTTTAATGAAAGTTACGCTACTTGGAGCCGATGGGAGTGGTCTAGACCAAATTACCTTTAAATTGCCTATTTTAGCTACATAAACCTTGTTTTGCTTGATTTTAAAGCCGCTTTTAGTGAATCTAGCTGACTGATTGGATTTTCTTTTCTTAAATCTAGGTGGCTTTAGTTTTGGTCCTTTTCTGGTTCCGTTACAGGATGAAAAGAAGTTGTGAAAAGCGGTATCTAAGTCTTTTAGGGATTGTTGTAAAGGTATAGATGAAACATCTTTGAGCCAATTTCTTGTTTCATTCTTTTTAGCTTGAGTTAGAAACTTTTTCGAAAGGTGATTAAAACCTGGGTAGGTTTCGCCATTGGTGTAGGTTTGTTGACAATAGGCTAAAGCATCATTCCAGACTACGCGAGTACAACCAAA encodes the following:
- a CDS encoding RNA-guided endonuclease TnpB family protein produces the protein FGCTRVVWNDALAYCQQTYTNGETYPGFNHLSKKFLTQAKKNETRNWLKDVSSIPLQQSLKDLDTAFHNFFSSCNGTRKGPKLKPPRFKKRKSNQSARFTKSGFKIKQNKVYVAKIGNLKVIWSRPLPSAPSSVTFIKDAADRYFLSFVVEINPAKLPENTESVGIDLGILDFATLSNGEKIKAPKPLKARLKRLRKLQRKLSKKQKGSNRRERARKKVARLHAKIKDIRTDFLHKFSTRLIRENQTLVLEDLNTAGMVKNRKLSRAISDLGWRTFRNMLEAKAQMYGREFRIISRWEPTSQRCSNCGEIGGKKELSVREWTCLYCGAHHDRDINAAVNIKVAGGHLETLNGRGGKRKTKPNLAAPDEASTPFKPVQLSLF